A stretch of Primulina tabacum isolate GXHZ01 chromosome 13, ASM2559414v2, whole genome shotgun sequence DNA encodes these proteins:
- the LOC142523005 gene encoding interactor of constitutive active ROPs 4-like encodes MPRSRLTEMPQRQSPRGPPHLKTASSDTDPLHRPRTEKTPKIPEGRSPRVVQSDPANKKKLGTRIADLESQLGQARDDLKSLKDQLTSAESAKKVGQDQLEIKSKKQQKVPEPAEIPKKPSSDMETQVLNMNDSISAAIEKSEDIHEETNVFEVPVETKTTSDPDNPSFDELTSKNDEVTLLKNKLAEKSQELDILRLENESLKNELNEKSIKISSSQSLIDELILRLNKADQELENTKASAFETNETLEATRKAREELENEMKMLRVQTEQWRKAADAAASVLAGGTKITGRRIPERCGSMDKHHGSTFQPIGFADSPGLNEDDPDDVFGSGKRKGSGIKIFGELWKKKGLK; translated from the exons ATGCCAAGATCAAG GTTAACAGAAATGCCTCAGAGGCAATCGCCTCGAGGCCCACCTCATCTCAAAACTGCAAGCTCTGATACTGATCCCCTGCATCGACCTAGGACTGAAAAGACTCCAAAAATACCAGAGGGCCGATCCCCTCGTGTTGTCCAATCTGATCCAGCAAACAAAAAGAAACTCGGGACACGAATTGCTGATTTGGAATCTCAACTTGGTCAAGCACGGGATGATCTCAAGAGTCTTAAGGATCAGTTGACTTCTGCAGAGTCTGCTAAAAAAGTGGGCCAAGATCAACTAGAGATAAAATCCAAGAAACAACAAAAGGTTCCCGAGCCAGCAGAAATTCCAAAAAAGCCTTCAAGTGACATGGAAACACAAGTGCTGAACATGAACGACAGCATCAGTGCAGCGATTGAAAAGTCGGAGGATATTCACGAGGAAACCAATGTTTTTGAAGTTCCTGTGGAAACTAAGACAACTTCAGATCCTGATAATCCTTCATTTGACGAGCTGACTTCTAAGAATGATGAGGTGACTCTATTGAAGAATAAATTGGCTGAGAAGAGCCAAGAATTGGACATTCTTCGTCTAGAAAATGAGAGCTTAAAAAATGAGCTTAATGAGAAGTCAATTAAAATATCTTCATCTCAATCTTTAATAGATGAGCTGATATTGAGGTTGAATAAGGCCGATCAAGAACTTGAAAACACCAAAGCCAGTGCTTTTGAGACGAATGAGACGCTAGAAGCTACCAGAAAAGCGAGGGAGGAATTGGAAAACGAGATGAAGATGCTACGTGTGCAAACCGAGCAATGGAGAAAAGCAGCCGATGCTGCAGCATCAGTTTTAGCAGGGGGAACCAAGATAACGGGAAGAAGGATTCCCGAGAGGTGTGGATCGATGGATAAACATCATGGAAGCACGTTCCAACCAATCGGTTTTGCTGATTCTCCGGGACTGAATGAGGACGATCCTGATGATGTTTTTGGAAGTGGGAAGAGGAAAGGTTCTGGTATTAAAATCTTCGGAGAGCTGTGGAAAAAGAAAGGCCTGAAGTAG